Part of the Myxococcales bacterium genome, GGTTCATGGTCGCGCCGGCGGGGATCATCGCAAAGACCAGCGCGGGTAAAAGAACGGTATACGATGAAAAGGTCGGCGTTACGAACAGGGAGATCGAATCGCCGTAGGCCACATTTTCGGCAACCTTGTCCGGCGTGATGGTTCGGAAGTTGATTTGATCCGTTTCAGCCGGCCACAGATATACGTCCATCGCCTGGGGCCTGATGTCCTGCAGCAGGTTGAGGATATTCAACGGCCACTGAACGTCCGGCGCGGTTGTCGTCAGAGGAAAGAACGACATATCCGGACCGTTGACTTCGTGCAATACATTGCTGACCATACTTGTCGTATTCACCGCCAGGTCGAACTCGAGGGTGTCCCGGCTGGCGTCTTCGATCACCAGCGTCGCCGTGTAGTGTCCGGCCGGCAGGTGCATCCAGCAGGCTCCTTCATTGCCGCTCGGCACCCGCAAATGCAGATCGGCACCGTCGAGCAGCATTTCGTAAGCGGATTCCGGATCGAACTTGAAAAACCTGGTGCGAAGTGTTGCTTTATCGGCCACGGGTTGCCAACTGTCGTTCTGGGCCGCATGGTTTGTGCAAGCGTCCATGTAAATATCGGGTGTAGTGTCGTCGTTATCGTCGTCGGTATCATTGTCATCGTCGGGCGATGAATCGTCGTCATCGACAGGCGAATCGTCGTCCGACCCGGTGCAATCGCATTTGCAACAATCGCAGTCGTCTTCACGGGAGCAGCCGAGGAAAAAAAGAAAAGCGAGGAGAGCGGCGCACACCAGAACGTAAATTATCAAATAGCGCATGATTACCGTCCTTTTGTGCCGGTTCAGCCTGAAATGGACTGAAGCCGTTTTTTGCTAGCGCAAAGGCGCATTCCTTTGCACCGGCGTTTTTCGCACGTCGAGCCTGGGTTTTCTGAAGCATCGAGGGTCTATCGTCCGATGGGATTTCGGACGGGACCGTGGAAGCCCGCGCCTCCACGCTCCACTTATCGGCTCGATGATCCACGCTGAGTTACCCATTGGTGGGTTGCTCTCCACGCTTTTTAAAGCTCAGGATGTAGTGAGACCGTCGAAACACAGCAGAACCCACCTCATTATCGCCTGTCGCTCGTCACCTCACCGCCATCGCAAGGATCGACTTTCAACTGGCACTCCAGGAAAAGACGGATTGAATTATACCATTAAGGAAAATTATTCTCGCACAAATTGTTGATGCCCTTTCAACCCTTTGTCAATCTCATGTTTTCCTCAATCCGCTTTTTCAAGAACCGATAGACCGTGGACAGGTCCTTCGCCATCATCTCCTTGGGCTTGAGCTTACCAATCCCGAACTACTTGATTTTTACTTCGAGTTCCTCGCCCTTGAGCATGAAATGCGGCTTGGCGGGGTTGGGTTCGAGCTTCTCCAGTTCCGCAGGGATTCGACCTTGCTCACCCCGCCCTGAGTCCATTCGAAGGGCCATGAATTGCGACTTCGTCTTGGCGATGGAGATGCCGTGCTTCTTCATAATCGATGGGGGGATTCTACTTGCCAGGAAGCTTGATGAAGTCGCCATTGGTCCGATAAATCGAAATGCAGCGCTTTTTGCGCGCGTCTTGCAGAAGAGGCCGCCGCCTCTCCTGAATACGATCCGACAACCTGATCCGCTGTAACTCCCGGGGAGCCATCGAAATCATGTCCTTCTTCATGGGGGACATAATCGCTAAGCAGTTACAGGGGACAAAGTCGCTAAGCTAATACAATGCTCGATTTCTCTCTTGCGTCGCCGGTCCCATTTCGCTAGGGTGGATAAAAATCAAAACCAGGAGAGTGATCGTGGGCGTCGGCGGAAGTCCCAGAGAATTGGCCAAAGCCATCGCGGACGGTTTTTTTCAGTTGAACATCACCAATTTGAAGAAATACGGCACCTCGGATCAGTTGCGCAACATGCTGAACAATCTGATGAACCTGGAGCGCGAAATCCGCAACGAGGTCATCAGCGAGGACGATTTCGAAGGCACGCGGAAAAAACATTTTCGCCTGGGAAACATCAAAAAAGCGCGTCTGGTTATCCAAGGCTTCGCCAAATCGCATCGCATCGGGCTCTGAGGCCGTTTGTGCCGGCTCGGCGCGATCGGCCCGCCGGTGGCGATCGCCGCGACGGACCCACTCGACTTCCCTGACAATTCAAGCGGCGGAATGCGCCGCCGGGCAACCATTCGACCATGAATCGACAACGCTTCGCGAACCGCCGTTTGCCGCGACATCCGGCGGTCGTTTTACTCGGTTTGCTGCTGATCCTGGCCGTCGCCGCCGCCTGGCTCCTCGATGCTTCGCCGCGCGCCGGCCAGCGGGCCCGTTCCCATCATCCCGGCCATTCCGCCCCCGACCCGAGCGGCGCCGCGCCGGCGACCGCCGCCGGCAAAACCCAGGCGCGCCAGTTGGTCGCCCAGGCCCGTGAAAAAGAGACGGTCGGCGATTACGCTGCCGCCGCGCAAATGTTTTTACTCGCCGCCCGCGCCTGTCCCGCGATCGCCGACGGCGCGTTGGATGAAGCGGCGCGGTCGCAATTCGCCCTCAAGGACTACGGCGGCGCCCTCCAATCGCTGTCCGCGCTGCGGCGCGATCACGGGGGAAGCGCCGTGGCTCGCGATGTCCTGAAGCGCACCGCCCGGGCCTACGCCAAAACCGGCCAATACGAACAAGCCCTGTTTCTGCACAAACAAGCCGCCGCCAACGCCGACGATCCGGACCGGCGCGCCGAGCAATGGATCGAGGCCGCGAGCGACCTGCGGCAACTGGGCCGCACCGAGGAAGCCGCGGCGATATTGCAACAGGTGCTCAACGGCATGGGGCCGAACCTCTATACGGTGCGCGCCCTGCGGCTGTACCTGGATTGGACCGTGCCGAACGACTGGCCAAAGCAGGCGCAGTACGCCGGCAAACTCGGCCTCGCCTGGCATCAAAGCGGCGCTTTCGAGCAGTCCGGCCCGGCGCTCGACCTGGCGGTCAAGGCGCGCCAGCGGGCGGGCGACACCGTTTCGCCGGCGGACGAGGTGTTTCGCAAAGCCGGATTTTCGCTGTACCGCACGCATCACAACGAACTGGCCTTGCCTTATTACGAAGCGATGGTCGCCGCGGGAACCGCGGGCGAATCGGCGGAAGCGCATTACGATCTGGCCAAATTGTACACCCGGTTGGGACAGGCCGACGGCGCCCGGTCGGCTTATCGCTGGATCGCGAAAAACGGCGGCGCCTACCAGCAGACAGCCGGCTATCAACTGGCCTGGCTGGCGATCGAGGACGGCAATTATCAACAGGCCTTCGGCCATTTCAGCCATCGCTGCCAGCAGACCGGCGGCCGCAACGAACTGGCTTGCTGGCTGGCCGCCTGGACGGCCTATCGCGGCGATCAGCCCAAAACGGCGCTCACCCGGCTGGCCGGCATGAGCAAGGTCCGCCGCCTCAAGGACGCGGATCGCTATCGCTACTGGCAAGGCCGCCTGTTGCTCGAAACCGGACAAACCGCGGCGGGCCTGAAGCTCCTGCGCCAACTCAACAGCCAGGCGCCCGCCGAATATTTCGGCTGGCAGGCCGGCGAATTACTCAAGACCCGGAAAAGCGCCTATACCGATCTGGCAAGCCAACTGGACCGCGCCAACCCGCAGAACGCGCCGCTCGCAAACGTCCCGCCAGGATGGTGGCGGGAATACGACGAGTTGACCAGCCGCTTCGGGCACCTCGTGGATCTGGCGGAGGTCGGCCTCTGGCGGGCGGCCGCCGCCGAATTCGATTGGGTTTCCCTCCCCGATAAGCTGTCGCCCGATCACGCCGTCGAATTGGCGCGGTTGTGCCGGGACTCGCGCCGTTACGACCTGGCCCGCAACATCGCCGGCCGCAACGGCGTCTTGAGCTATCTGAAAAGCGGTTCGGAATCCCTGCTGACCACCTATTATCCGCTCGTCATGCCGGTCGGCTACCCCGATCTGGTCGCGCGGTACGCCCGGCAGTTCCAGGTGCCCCCGGCGCTGGTCTTCGCGGTGATCCTGCACGAGTCCGGCTATCGGCCCAAAGTGGTTTCGCCCGCCTACGCGGTCGGCCTGATGCAAATCATGCCGCAAACCGGTGAGGCCGTCGCCGCGGCGTTGGGCGAGCCCTTCGACGAGGACTCGTTGTACGACCCGGAGACGAATATCCGCTTCGGCTGCTGGTATCTCCACCACCTGCTGGAGCAACTCGGCGGCGAGCCCGCCTACGCCGTCGCGGCCTACAACGCCGGCCCCAAAGCGGTCGCCAAATGGCTGCGCAACAAACCGGGTAGCGCGGAAAGCGTCTTCGTGGCGGAGATTCCCTACCAGGAAACCAATCGTTACGTGCGCAAGGTACTGACTTCGATGAAAAAATACGAGGTCCTGTTGCGGAACGCGACCGCCTTGCATTAAAATGATTGACAATCGTGGGAGCGCCGAATTACATCAAAATAACCATGGGTGTCACATGGACAAGCTATCGGCCGAGTTGCTTGATCTCATCGTCGAATCGGTTCATGCCATCGGCGGCACCATCATCAACATCAAACGCTACCCGCCGGGCTCGACGATCGTGAAGGTCGCCCTGGAGCGCGGGATGGAAGTCTTCGCTCTGATCTTCAAGGAAATCGATTCCTTTACCCTGAGCGAAAGCGAGCGGCAACTGCTGGTCAACGACCAGCGACTGTCGGAAAAATCCCAGGCCCTCGCCTATGTCGCCAAGTTCGTGCACTCGATGATCGAGCGCAATATCCGGAGCATGACGTTTCAGCGCGGGCTGCAGGCGAGCGAATTGCAGCAGTTCATCGAATTGCTCGGCAGCACCCCCGAGGAACTCAAAAAGCTGGGCAACCTGGCGGAATTGCTCAAAGCCAAGAACGTCGAAAACATCACCCTCGACGAAAAGGTGTTCGTCGCCCTACGCAAGGATCAGGTCGTCGCGGAGATCGCGGCGCTCGAAGGAATGATGGACCGGGGCAGCGTTTCACCCGAGTCTTTTCAGGACGGCACGTTCGTCAAGTACCTGCTGGGCAAGGTGCAACACGGCGAGTTCGACCTCACGAAGGAGCGGCTCGCCAGCCTGAAAAAGCAGATCAACTTCGACGAGGTGAAAGACAAGAACGTCGTCGACTACCTGAAGTTCGGCCCGGCGCTCGCCGACGCGCTCGAAAAAATCGGCGAGGAGGAAGCGCGCGACGAGGTGCAGGCCACCTATGCCGAACGGCCGGCGACGGCCGGCGGCGTCGCCTTCAACCTCAGCCCCGACCTGCAACAGGCCGTCGAATCCGAGGAACGCGTCGTGCGCGCCGACGCGCTGGATGCCGCCCGCGAGGAGCGGGCCGAAAAGCTGACGAAAACCTTCGAGGAAATCAGCCACGTCATTCTCTCGTTCAAGCAGCCGGAAATCCGCAGCAAGCTGACCGGCGACCTGCTGAAAATCATCGCCAACTTCAAGATCCACACTCTCTCGCGGATCATGGCGACCTCGCTGGCCGACGAGGCGCCGGCGGACGCCAACCTTAAAAACCAGATTCTCACCACCCTGTCGATCCGCAAAAAATCGGCGATCATCGATTTCTTCCTGCAGAAATACAATTCGCTGGTCGAAGGCCTCTCGCCCCGCGATTTCGAAACCAGTCCCGAGTACCTGGCGCAATCGGAACATACGCTGAAACTGATCCTCGATCACATCCGGCAGCACCAGCCGTCGCCGGAACTGGAAGAAAAAGCGAGCCGCGCCATCAGCATGGCCCGCAACATCATCAAGGAAGCGCCCGACCCGGAAAAGCTGCTCATCCTGAAAGTCCGCCGGCTGCTGGCGAAGGAACCTTCGTACCTGCTGGACGACAAGGTGCAGGTCTTTTTGCCCGATCTCATCGTCCGATTGATCGATTTCAAGCGCCCCGACGTGGCGAAAAAACTGCTCGAACGCCTGTTTCAGAATTTCAACAGCGAATCGCCCGAGGTCCGCATTAAAATCGCCGGGACCATCGTCCGCATCAGCCAGACGCTGCTGGACATGAAAAACGTCACGCTCCATTCCACCCTCTACGCCTTCCTGCTGCGCGGCTTCCGCCAGGAGAAAGAAACGAAAGTCTATGCGGCCTATCTCGCCACCCTGGTGATCGATCTGAACCGCCTGATCGACGAAGGCCAGATGAACGTCGTGATCCAGATCTTCAAGAACCTGGAGACGCTGAAAAAGAGCGAGTCGGATCCCGCCAAGGAAAAATTCCTGAGTATGGCCCAGGATAAAATTTTGGCGCACGAAGGCATGATGGAACACCTCATCGAAAAATTCGCCGGCGCCGACGAAGTGCAGTCCGATCACGCCCTGCAGGTTCTGCTGGTGGTCGATCCGCAGCGGATCGCGCCGCTGATGCTGACCCTGATGAAAGATTCCGAGGAAATGCGCATCCGGAAGAAGACCTTCTCGGTGCTCAACCGCATGGCCGAATCGGCGGCGCCGCTGGTGCGCGATTTCCTCAACGCGCCCAATCTGCCTTGGTATTTCGTGCGCAACCTGATCATGCTGGTCGGCGACCTGCAGGACACCTACGCCGAAAGCGTCGTGGCGCGCCATCTGAAGGACGAGAACGTCCAGGTCCGCAAGGCCTGCTACGCGACCCTGATGAAATTGGGCACGCCCAGCGCCAACGAAGCCCTGGCGCAAGCCCTGCCCGACATGGACGCGGCCGCGCAGCGCTCGCTGTTCATGCACTTCGCGTTGACGCGATCCGCCGCCGGCTTGGAATTCATGCTGGCGAAAACGGAACCCGACATGATCAACAAGGACGAGGCCTACGCGGCCGATCTGATCGCGGCGCTCGGCAAAATACCCGACCCGCGCGTCCTGCCGGCGCTGAAAAAAATCCTCAAACCGGGCGGCTTCTCGGGCCTGTTCAAAGCCAAGCAAAACGACCGGATCACCCTGGCCGTCATTCGCGCCCTCGGCGAGATCGGCGGCGACGAGGCCAAAGCCTTGATCGGCAAGCACGTGCGCGACGGCAACGCGGATATCGCCCGGGCGGCGCAACTGGCCATGCAAAAAATGGGCTGAGGCGTATTCGCGGATTACGACAAAAAGGGTTGTAGTGCGGCCAGCGTGCGTGCGGTCGCACCCTGGTGCTTTTGAACCGTCAGCCGGGCGGTTTCCCCCCGGGCGAACCGCCGGGAATCATCGGCCAGCCACTCGTGAAATACCGCCGCCAATTCCGCGCCGTCCTTCACCTGCCGCAGCACGCCGGCCTGCCGCAACGCTTCCACTTCCTGGCGAAAATTGGGCGTCAGCGGACCGACCGCCACGGGCACGCCGAGCGCCGCCGGCTCGAGCACGTTGTGGCCGCCCGCCGGCGCGAACGAACCGCCGACGAACGCCGCCTCGCCCAGACCGTAAGCCCAGGACAACTCACCGAAGACGTCGATCAGCAACACGTCCGCCGCGGCGACGTTCTCCGGCCGGGCTTGCGACCGGCGAACGACGCGGCAACCCGCCGCTTCCAGGTCGCGCGCCGCTTCGTCGCACCGCTTCAAATGCCGCGGCGCGACGATCAGCGCCAGGTTCGGCCAGGTCGGGCGCAACCGCCGCAACGTTTCCGCCAACCGGCTCTCTTCGCCGGCGTGGGTTGACCCGGCGACCAGCAGCCGCCGGCCCGCGCCGAAGCCTCGATAAAGCGCGCGAACGTCCTCGTCCGGCGCGCCGGCCGTTTCCACGTCGAATTTCAAGCTGCCCGAAACACCGGCCCGTTCCGGCGCGGCGCCCAACGCCACGAACCGCGAAACGAATTCCTCGTTCTGCGCCAGCACGAGGTTCAGCCGCGCCAGCGACGGCGTCAGCAGGCCGCGCAGAAGTCGATACGATTTGAAACTCCGATCGGAAAGCCGCCCGTTGACCACGGCCACCGGAATGTCGCGGCGCCGGGCCGACCGAATGAACCAGGGCCACATTTCGGTCTCGAACAAAATCACCAGACGCGGCTGTTGGCGGCGCAGCCAGCCGGCGACCACCGGCGCAATGTCGAGCGGCGCCAGGCAAACCGTCGCCGACTCGCCGAACAATTCCCGCGCCCGCGCCAGGCCACTGGGCGTGAAAACGGTGACCGTCACCGGGGCCGCGCCGGCCGCCAGCAGGGCACGGATCAAATGCTGGGCGGTGTTCACCTCGCCAACCGAGGCGCACCAGACGACGATCGGCCGCGCCGCAGTGCGCGGCGCCCAACCGAAGCGCGCCGCCACGCCCGGCCGCCAATCGGGCTTGAGCAGGCAGCCGACCAGCACGACCAGCCCGGCGACCGGCAGCAGAACTATTCCCAAAACGGCGTACAACGACAAAATCAACCGGCAGCCCCTACTTGCCTCGCGCCTCGCGTTTTTTGGCGCGCCAGATGTGGTGCGTCACGGCGTCTTCCATGTACTCGACTTCCGGCCCCGCCATGTGGAAGCCCTTGGCCCAGATCAAATGATAGGTCGCGATGCCCTTCTTGCCGCGGCGGCGACCGTAGGATCCCAGATCGACGATCTCGGAAAAATGCCGCTTGTACTTGCCGGGCATAAAACCCTCGTCGACGAACAGCACATCCTTGCCGACGAGTTTTTCATAATCCTGCCACAGCGAAAACTGGCTGCCGCGATGGGCGAAATCGGCCATGTAAAAATCCGGCCGGTCGGGCAGATGATAGAGCAGTTCGGCGGCCGTCTGGTAATTGCGCGCCGCCAGCGGGATCTCGGGGCGGCCGATCGACACGCGCGTCTGCGCGACGAAGCGGGTCAGGCCGCGCCAATCGTAAAACTGATCGGTGATATCCGGCTTCAGCGGCAGCGCGCCGGTAAAGACCTGCGCGTAAAACAACAGCGTCGTCAGCAGCGCCAGGCCGACACCGGCGCCGAGGCACCAACGCGCGGCGCGCGGCCGCCGCTCGCGCCACCGGAAGGCCAGATCCACGCCCAGCGGCACCAGCAGCAGCCAGGCGATCGCCGGCCAATTGGCCTGGATCTTGGCGCGCAGGGAATTGACGAGAAAATAGGCCAGTATCGTCAACGCCGGCGCGACCAGCAGCAGGCGCGCGGCTGTTTCCGGCCCCCGCCGCCGGAGGACCGCCCAGGCCGCCGCCAGCGCCAGGACCGCCAGCACCGGGGTCACGACGCCCAACTGGCCGCCGAGAAAATCCAGCAGCGAAACCAGGCGCTGCCAGTCGACGACGTCCGGGTCGAACGACAACCGGCGCACCGCGTAGTAAGCCACCCAGCGATGGTTCGCGTTCCAGGTCAAAACCGGCAAAAACAGCACGAGGCCGAGCATCGCGCCGAGGTAGGGTTGCCAGGCGCGCAGATGCCGCCGCCCGGTCGGATGCAGCAGCGTCGCCAGCGCCAACCCGACGAAGAGGATCGCCGCGCTGAACTTGGCGTACAGGGCCAGCGCCGCCAGCCCGCCGAACGGCAGCCAAAGTTTCGGCCGGTCTTCCAACAGCGTTTGCAACCAGACGTCGACGGCCCAGACCGCGAAAACCAGCAGCAGGCTGTCGTGCAGAATCAGCGTCGCGCCGGCCGAGAAGAGCGGCACGACTTGCAGGACTAGCACGCTCCAGAAAGCCGTCCGCTCCGGCAGGACGCGCCGCAGCAGCCGGTACAGCAGCAGTGACACGAGCAGCGAACAGCCGACCGCCAGGGCGCGCAGGCTGGCCAGGCCGCTGCCGAAGAGCAAGCCCCACAGATAATGCGCCCAGGCGATACCGCCCGGCTGGTCCCAATAACAGGCCGCCGGCCGGAGGCTCCAGGCCCAATAATATGCCTCGTCGGGAATCAGGTCCGCGCCCAGGCCGGCCGCCCAGCGTAGGGCCGACAGCCCGGTCAGCAAGATCGCCAGCAGGAGAAACGGGCGTCGCACGGTCGTCTATTCCTGGAATTGCAGGTTGTACAGGCGGGCGTATTCGCCGCCCAGCGCCAGCAATTCCTCGTGGCTGCCGTCTTCCACGAGTTGCCCGGCCTTGAGCACGACGATCCGGTCGGCGCGTCTAATGGTCGACAGGCGGTGCGCGATCACGATGGTCGTGCGGCCCTCCATCAGGTTTTCCAGCGCGCGTTGCACCTCGCGCTCGGATTCCGAATCGAGGCTGCTGGTGGCTTCGTCGAGGATGAGGATCGGCGCGTTTTTATACAGGGCGCGGGCGATGGCCAGCCGCTGCCGCTGGCCGCCGGACAGCCGCACGCCCAGCTCGCCGATCGAGGTGTCGTAGCCCCGCGGGAACGACAAAATGAACTCGTGGGCGTAGGCCATCTTCGCCGCCGCGACCACCCGCTCCAGGTCCGCCTCGCTCTGCCCGTAGGCGATGTTGTTGCGGATGCTGTCGTCGAACAGGAAGGTGTCCTGGGTCACCATGGCGATCCGCTGGCGCAGGCTGGACATGGTGAAGCGCCGGATGTCGGTGCCGTCGACCGTGACCCGCCCCTGGTTCGGGTCGTAAAACCGCGGGAAGAAGTTGATCAGCGTGGTCTTGCCCGAGCCGCTGCCGCCGACGATCGCCACCGTCTGGCCGACCTTCACTTCCAGGTCGACGCCGCAAAGCACCTCGTCGTTCTTCTCGCCCGGATACCGGAAATGCACGCTTTCGAGGGCCAGCTTTTCGCGGATCGGCGGCATCTCGATCGCGTCGGGCTCGTCGACGATGGTCGACATGGTATCGAGCACCTGGAAGACGCGGTCGGACGCGCCGAGCGCGCCCTGGAAATCGTTGTACATGCGGCTGGTACGCTTCATCGGCTCGTACATCATGCCCATCGAGGCGACGAAGCTGAAAAATTCGCCGCTCGAAATCGTGCCGTTGACCACCTGCATGCCGCCGTAAAAAATGACGGCCGCCGCCGCCAGACTGCCGAGTGCTTCCATCGCCGGGGCGCTGATTTCGTCGAAGACGACCCGTTTGACGTTGGTTTCGTACAGCCGCTGGTTTTCGCGCCGGAAGCGCATCGTCTCGTAGGCTTCCATCGCGAACGCCTTGATGACGCGGATGCCGGAAAAGTTTTCCTTCAGGATCGAATTCAGCACGCCCATGCGCTCCTGGCCGCGCCGGGTGTATTTGCGGACCTTACCGCCGAAGCGCGCCACGGGATAGGCGCTGACCGCGAAAATGACGATGACGATCAAGGCCATCTGCCACCACATGTAAATGGCGACGCCGGCGAGAAAGGCGATCTGCAAGGGCTCGCGGAAGAGGTTGGTCAGCGCGGGGACGGCGCGTTCCATGATCGTCACGTCGTTGGTGATCCGGCTCATCATCACGCCGGTGTTGGTGTCGGTGTAGTAATCGACCGAAAGCGCCTGGTAGTGCTCGTAGAGCAGGTTGCGGATTTCGCGGATCACCCGCTGGCCGACGATGCGCAGAATGTAATTCTGCAGAAACCGGAAAATGCCCTTGAACACGAAAATGGCGATCACCGCGAGGGGAATCAGCGCCAGGTAGATTCGCGCCGCGTCCTTGTCGGGGTTGGCAAAAATCTTGTTCATCGTCGGCTCGACCAGGTAGGTGGTCGCGCCGCCGGAACTGCCGACGATCAGCGCGCAGACGAACGCGATCGCGATCAGTTTCCAGTAGGGCTTGAAATAGATCAGCAAGCGCCGGAACTGTTGCCAGCCCTCGCCCTTCCAGAATTTGATCCGCACTTTATTCGCCATGAACCGTCTTTCCCGTCGGCCGTTCGGCCGCCATCGACAACGCCAGCTCGGCGACCCGTGTGCTGACCTCGCCCGGCGCCAGGAGCCGCCGCAATTCGCCGCACGCCTGCCGGACGGCTTCGCGTTCCGGCCCCTCCCGCAACGCCAGCACCGACTCGACGATGATTTCCGGTCGACACTCGTCCTGGATCAGTTCGCGGAACGCCGTTCGACCGAGAATGATATTCGCCAGACCGATTTTGTCCACCTGCACCACCCGCCGGGCGATCGCGTAATTGAGCGGGTGCCCGCGATAGACGATCACGTGCGGCAACCCGGCCAGCGCGGCTTCCAGCGTCGCGGTGCCGCTGGTGATGACGCCCAGATCGGCCCCGGCCAGCAGATCGTTGAAATCGCCGCGCGTGTAAGTGATTTCCACGCCGGCCGCCGCGAAAATCCCGCGCACCCAGCCTTCGTCCACCGTCGGCGCCAGCGGCACGGCGAATTGCAGCCGCGGCTCGCGTGCCGCCAACAGCCGCGCCGTCTCGGCCAACACCGGCGCCAGGTACTTGATTTCGTTTTTCCGGCTGCCGGGCGCCAGCACCGCCACGGGACGGTCGAGCGCCAGGCCGAACGCCTGCCGGGCTTCCTCGCGGGAAGCGTATTGCGGTCGGTTGATCTCCAGCAGCGGGTGGCCGAAATAGCTTACCGGCACGTGCCGCCGCTCGTAGAGGTCCTTTTCGAACGGTAGGGCCGGCACCAGGTGATCGATCCGATCGGCGATCGTCGCGATCCGCCCGGTGCGCCAGGCCCAAACCTGCGGGCTGATGTAGTACAGCACCGGAATGCCCCGGCCCTTCGCTTGATTGGCCAGCGCCAGGTTGAAGTCGGGCAGATCCAGGCAGACGAGCAGATCCGGCCGGTCGGCGTCCATCACCCGGAGCAACCCGAGGTAGATGCGTCGCAGGGCGAACAGGCCGGTCAGCACGCCGGTGAACCCGACGATCGCGATTTCCTCGGCCTTGCCGATCGGTCGCAGGCCCGCCGCGATCGTCCGCTCGCCGCCGACGCCGACGAACCGCGCCCCGGGCCGCAGCCGCCGCACCGCCGCGATCAGGTTCGCGGCATAGGCGTCGGCGCTGGCCTCGCCCGCCACCAGCATCACCAACGGCTGACCGGGAGGCGAGACGGACGGACGCCGCCGGGCGGGCCGGCGCAGGCCCAGGCCGGTATACGGCCGCCACCAGGCCAGCAACACCACCGAGTTCACCGCGCCGATCGCCCCGCCGACGAGCACGTCGAGCGGAAAATGCACGCCGACGTAAATCCGGCTCAGGCCCACCAGCGCCGCCGGGACAAGCAGCAGCCAGGACCACCAGCGGCGATACACGTAGATGAGCGCGGCGGCCGCGCCGAAGGCGGCGGCGGCATGGCCGCTCGGATATGACCGCCAGCCGTATTTCGGGCCGACGATGTGCAATTCGGCAAACCGGCCGGCGATCACCCGCGGATCGAGCGGCTGGAGCGGGATCGTCCAGCGCGGCAGCCAACCGAGCACCTGCGTCTTCACTGCCTCGGCCTCGATCGCGCCGAGGCCCGGGTCGTGCAGCGGGCGCGGCCGGGCGACCCACGATTTGATCAGGTGCACGAACCAGTTGCCCAGCAGCATGACGGCGGCGATGACGAGAAAATTTTTCGGAAAATTCTTGCGGTCGAAGAGATAGAGGCCCGCCAAACCCAGCAAGGTGATCAGCCAGCCCTGGCCCAGGTTCGTGAACAGGCCGAAAAACAAATCGAGGGGTGGCCGCGACCACCCCTCGTTGATGGAACAGAATAGGTAACGATCCAGACCGGCTAAATTTTCCAGCACGTCACCAAACCAGTTTCCATTCGAAGTAGACCTGCGCGGCGTCGTGGGCGTCCGGGCGGAAATATTCGCCCGTCATGAACAGGTGGCCGCCGTAAATGGAAAAGACGACATTGTTGCTGAACAGGTAATCGACGCGCGCGTCCATTTCCCAGCCGATTTCCGCGTCGTCCGTTTCCGGGTTCGGCCGCGCGGCGCGAAGATAGCCCCAACT contains:
- a CDS encoding tetratricopeptide repeat protein, with the protein product MNRQRFANRRLPRHPAVVLLGLLLILAVAAAWLLDASPRAGQRARSHHPGHSAPDPSGAAPATAAGKTQARQLVAQAREKETVGDYAAAAQMFLLAARACPAIADGALDEAARSQFALKDYGGALQSLSALRRDHGGSAVARDVLKRTARAYAKTGQYEQALFLHKQAAANADDPDRRAEQWIEAASDLRQLGRTEEAAAILQQVLNGMGPNLYTVRALRLYLDWTVPNDWPKQAQYAGKLGLAWHQSGAFEQSGPALDLAVKARQRAGDTVSPADEVFRKAGFSLYRTHHNELALPYYEAMVAAGTAGESAEAHYDLAKLYTRLGQADGARSAYRWIAKNGGAYQQTAGYQLAWLAIEDGNYQQAFGHFSHRCQQTGGRNELACWLAAWTAYRGDQPKTALTRLAGMSKVRRLKDADRYRYWQGRLLLETGQTAAGLKLLRQLNSQAPAEYFGWQAGELLKTRKSAYTDLASQLDRANPQNAPLANVPPGWWREYDELTSRFGHLVDLAEVGLWRAAAAEFDWVSLPDKLSPDHAVELARLCRDSRRYDLARNIAGRNGVLSYLKSGSESLLTTYYPLVMPVGYPDLVARYARQFQVPPALVFAVILHESGYRPKVVSPAYAVGLMQIMPQTGEAVAAALGEPFDEDSLYDPETNIRFGCWYLHHLLEQLGGEPAYAVAAYNAGPKAVAKWLRNKPGSAESVFVAEIPYQETNRYVRKVLTSMKKYEVLLRNATALH
- a CDS encoding HEAT repeat domain-containing protein — its product is MDKLSAELLDLIVESVHAIGGTIINIKRYPPGSTIVKVALERGMEVFALIFKEIDSFTLSESERQLLVNDQRLSEKSQALAYVAKFVHSMIERNIRSMTFQRGLQASELQQFIELLGSTPEELKKLGNLAELLKAKNVENITLDEKVFVALRKDQVVAEIAALEGMMDRGSVSPESFQDGTFVKYLLGKVQHGEFDLTKERLASLKKQINFDEVKDKNVVDYLKFGPALADALEKIGEEEARDEVQATYAERPATAGGVAFNLSPDLQQAVESEERVVRADALDAAREERAEKLTKTFEEISHVILSFKQPEIRSKLTGDLLKIIANFKIHTLSRIMATSLADEAPADANLKNQILTTLSIRKKSAIIDFFLQKYNSLVEGLSPRDFETSPEYLAQSEHTLKLILDHIRQHQPSPELEEKASRAISMARNIIKEAPDPEKLLILKVRRLLAKEPSYLLDDKVQVFLPDLIVRLIDFKRPDVAKKLLERLFQNFNSESPEVRIKIAGTIVRISQTLLDMKNVTLHSTLYAFLLRGFRQEKETKVYAAYLATLVIDLNRLIDEGQMNVVIQIFKNLETLKKSESDPAKEKFLSMAQDKILAHEGMMEHLIEKFAGADEVQSDHALQVLLVVDPQRIAPLMLTLMKDSEEMRIRKKTFSVLNRMAESAAPLVRDFLNAPNLPWYFVRNLIMLVGDLQDTYAESVVARHLKDENVQVRKACYATLMKLGTPSANEALAQALPDMDAAAQRSLFMHFALTRSAAGLEFMLAKTEPDMINKDEAYAADLIAALGKIPDPRVLPALKKILKPGGFSGLFKAKQNDRITLAVIRALGEIGGDEAKALIGKHVRDGNADIARAAQLAMQKMG
- a CDS encoding 3-deoxy-D-manno-octulosonic acid transferase, coding for MILSLYAVLGIVLLPVAGLVVLVGCLLKPDWRPGVAARFGWAPRTAARPIVVWCASVGEVNTAQHLIRALLAAGAAPVTVTVFTPSGLARARELFGESATVCLAPLDIAPVVAGWLRRQQPRLVILFETEMWPWFIRSARRRDIPVAVVNGRLSDRSFKSYRLLRGLLTPSLARLNLVLAQNEEFVSRFVALGAAPERAGVSGSLKFDVETAGAPDEDVRALYRGFGAGRRLLVAGSTHAGEESRLAETLRRLRPTWPNLALIVAPRHLKRCDEAARDLEAAGCRVVRRSQARPENVAAADVLLIDVFGELSWAYGLGEAAFVGGSFAPAGGHNVLEPAALGVPVAVGPLTPNFRQEVEALRQAGVLRQVKDGAELAAVFHEWLADDSRRFARGETARLTVQKHQGATARTLAALQPFLS